In Kangiella koreensis DSM 16069, a single window of DNA contains:
- the nhaC gene encoding Na+/H+ antiporter NhaC, with amino-acid sequence MVDSSDRQPSMLQALVPVVFLIVLLFFSVKLFGSDSSYGANQIALILSAAIAVLIGLFNGQTWKELEAGIVDGISLAMGAMLILLMVGSLIGTWILAGTVPTMIYYGLQILSPDYFYVASCIICAIVAVSIGSSWTTAGTVGIGLIGISQGLGLDPAITAGAIISGAYFGDKMSPLSDTTNLAPAVTGTDLFTHIRHMVWTTTPSLIIALILFTYFGLTSDVPAENLELESTLALLDANFNITLWSLIPLVAVFAMAIKKVPAVATILIGALLGGIFAMLTQGDVITKFVNNSDLSVAMQYVSAVWTAMFSGFSISTGDEIFDGLLSRGGMTSMLNTVWLIICAMSFGAAMEKTGLLHKLVYSIIGMAKSTGSLIGSVLLTCIGMNIIAADQYIAIVLPGRMYRAEFKRRGLDAKNLSRTLEDAGTITSPLIPWNTCGAYMAATLGVATGAYWVYAFFNLVNPIVSFIYGMLNFKIAPHDEANDAI; translated from the coding sequence ATGGTTGATTCATCGGATAGACAGCCGAGTATGCTACAGGCTCTTGTGCCTGTAGTTTTTTTAATTGTACTGCTTTTTTTCTCCGTAAAATTATTCGGTAGCGACTCCTCTTATGGGGCCAATCAGATAGCTCTAATTTTAAGTGCTGCTATCGCAGTATTAATTGGTTTGTTTAATGGCCAGACTTGGAAGGAGTTGGAAGCTGGTATTGTTGATGGCATTAGCTTAGCCATGGGTGCAATGCTGATTCTATTAATGGTGGGTTCTTTAATCGGCACATGGATTTTGGCAGGTACTGTTCCTACCATGATTTATTACGGTTTGCAGATTTTGTCGCCCGATTATTTCTATGTGGCAAGCTGTATTATTTGTGCCATTGTTGCAGTGAGTATTGGTAGTTCCTGGACTACTGCAGGTACGGTCGGTATTGGCCTTATCGGTATTTCACAGGGCTTGGGATTAGACCCAGCAATAACCGCTGGTGCGATTATTTCTGGAGCTTATTTTGGTGATAAGATGTCGCCACTTTCAGATACCACTAACCTCGCGCCTGCTGTGACCGGTACGGATTTGTTTACTCATATTCGCCACATGGTCTGGACAACAACACCATCTTTAATTATAGCGTTAATACTTTTTACTTATTTCGGGTTAACTAGTGATGTGCCTGCTGAAAATTTAGAGCTTGAGTCAACGCTTGCATTACTCGACGCCAATTTTAATATCACACTTTGGTCTTTGATTCCGTTGGTTGCTGTATTTGCCATGGCTATCAAAAAAGTGCCTGCGGTTGCGACGATTCTAATCGGTGCTTTGCTTGGTGGTATATTCGCCATGTTGACTCAAGGCGATGTGATTACCAAGTTTGTCAATAACAGCGATTTATCCGTGGCCATGCAATATGTCTCTGCGGTCTGGACAGCGATGTTTAGCGGCTTTTCCATTAGTACCGGAGATGAGATCTTTGATGGACTATTAAGCCGTGGCGGCATGACAAGCATGCTCAATACGGTCTGGTTGATTATTTGTGCAATGAGTTTCGGTGCGGCTATGGAGAAAACAGGCTTGTTGCATAAACTGGTTTATTCCATTATTGGTATGGCTAAATCCACCGGCTCTTTAATCGGTTCGGTTCTATTGACCTGTATCGGTATGAACATTATTGCCGCAGATCAGTACATTGCCATTGTTCTGCCCGGACGTATGTATCGTGCTGAATTTAAGCGGCGCGGGCTGGATGCTAAAAATCTATCGAGAACCCTCGAGGATGCCGGAACCATTACCTCGCCATTGATTCCATGGAATACTTGTGGTGCTTATATGGCGGCCACCTTAGGTGTCGCAACCGGTGCTTACTGGGTTTATGCCTTCTTTAACCTGGTAAATCCTATAGTTTCCTTTATTTATGGGATGCTGAACTTTAAAATAGCCCCACATGATGAGGCCAACGACGCAATTTAA